One genomic region from Leptolyngbyaceae cyanobacterium JSC-12 encodes:
- a CDS encoding hydroxylase for synthesis of 2-methylthio-cis-ribozeatin in tRNA (IMG reference gene:2510094726~PFAM: tRNA-(MS[2]IO[6]A)-hydroxylase (MiaE)): protein MTAIATIKFLKQPTSEAWIKQALGNLDTILLDHSHCERKAAGVALNLMFRYPSNTKLVRSLTAIAQEELEHFDQVNQILEQRGVPLGPLAAPPYGAGLNKHIRPQEPDRLLDSLLVSGLIEARSHERLGLLGTYCPDPDLARFYRGLMASEARHYGIYWLLAITYYPQERVTQRLEELAIAESALLSTLHPEPRIHS, encoded by the coding sequence ATGACCGCGATCGCAACCATCAAGTTTCTAAAGCAGCCTACCTCTGAAGCATGGATCAAACAGGCTCTAGGGAATCTAGACACCATTTTGCTGGATCATTCCCACTGTGAGCGCAAGGCAGCGGGAGTTGCGTTGAATCTGATGTTTCGTTACCCATCCAATACCAAATTGGTGCGATCACTAACTGCGATCGCTCAAGAAGAACTAGAGCATTTCGATCAGGTGAACCAAATTCTGGAGCAGCGCGGCGTTCCCCTCGGTCCGTTAGCGGCTCCTCCCTACGGGGCAGGTTTGAACAAACACATCCGTCCTCAAGAACCAGATCGCCTGCTGGATTCCCTCCTGGTTTCGGGACTGATTGAAGCCCGCAGCCATGAGCGTTTGGGCTTACTAGGAACCTATTGCCCTGATCCCGATTTAGCCCGGTTTTATCGCGGTTTAATGGCATCTGAAGCCCGGCACTATGGTATTTACTGGCTGCTAGCAATTACTTATTACCCTCAAGAGAGGGTAACTCAACGGTTAGAAGAACTAGCGATCGCTGAGAGTGCTTTACTTTCCACCCTTCATCCAGAACCGAGAATTCACAGCTAG
- a CDS encoding hypothetical protein (IMG reference gene:2510094729) — MILDSPRLPVWGRTMVDEEKLIEQLDLIRLSLPEAFHEAESVARHKEEIFMQAEQYAQEIIETAERRAAQLLNESGIVRQAEMQAQQIRQRVQQECEAIREQTISEIDRMRRQAQQELEDMQRMAIAECEEIQAGADEYADRTLQDMELQLAEMLRIIRNGRQQIQADTTVRRDPGMPHRR; from the coding sequence ATGATCCTCGATAGTCCGCGTCTGCCTGTGTGGGGTCGCACAATGGTTGATGAGGAAAAACTAATTGAGCAGCTTGATTTAATCCGGTTGAGTTTACCAGAAGCGTTTCATGAAGCAGAGAGTGTTGCCCGGCATAAGGAGGAGATTTTTATGCAGGCGGAGCAATATGCTCAAGAAATCATCGAAACTGCGGAGCGCCGAGCCGCTCAACTGTTAAATGAGTCTGGGATTGTGCGACAGGCTGAAATGCAGGCTCAGCAAATTCGGCAACGAGTGCAGCAAGAATGTGAAGCAATTCGGGAACAAACCATTTCTGAAATTGACCGCATGCGGCGGCAAGCTCAACAGGAACTAGAAGATATGCAACGGATGGCGATCGCTGAATGTGAAGAAATTCAAGCAGGGGCAGACGAGTATGCTGATCGCACGCTTCAGGATATGGAATTACAGCTTGCAGAAATGCTACGGATTATTCGCAACGGTCGCCAACAAATTCAGGCAGATACCACTGTTCGTCGTGATCCGGGAATGCCTCACCGTCGTTAG
- a CDS encoding hypothetical protein (IMG reference gene:2510094722~PFAM: Protein of unknown function (DUF552)) — MVGTGELRYGRTNLGAEVDMNIFQRVWDSFGFNEQFDEADYDYEYGDEEFVQDPTIQDQPMLPRNDRAVSPVNNVIGMPNRANGISEVVVLQPRSFEEIPHAVRLLRERKSVILNMMLMDPDQAQRSVDFVAGGVFAIDGHQERLGENIFLFTPNVVQITAHGSAQPTTFSTSVPTPVSVNPSMSVISPTIASPEGYRQPPDSQFRLS, encoded by the coding sequence ATGGTTGGAACGGGTGAACTAAGATACGGGCGAACTAACCTGGGAGCAGAGGTTGACATGAACATCTTTCAGCGCGTTTGGGATTCCTTTGGCTTCAATGAGCAGTTTGATGAAGCCGATTATGATTACGAATATGGGGATGAGGAGTTCGTTCAAGACCCAACCATTCAGGATCAACCCATGTTGCCGCGCAATGATCGTGCTGTTTCACCTGTAAATAATGTGATTGGGATGCCCAATCGGGCTAACGGAATTTCTGAAGTGGTGGTACTACAACCCCGCTCGTTTGAAGAAATTCCCCATGCTGTCAGGCTTCTGAGAGAGCGTAAGTCGGTCATTTTGAACATGATGCTGATGGATCCAGATCAGGCACAGCGTTCTGTTGATTTTGTAGCCGGCGGGGTATTTGCGATCGATGGACACCAGGAACGCCTTGGCGAAAATATCTTCTTGTTTACACCCAATGTCGTACAGATTACGGCGCATGGTTCTGCCCAGCCTACGACATTTAGCACCTCAGTTCCGACCCCCGTCTCAGTCAATCCTTCCATGTCAGTCATTTCGCCAACGATCGCTTCTCCCGAAGGCTATCGTCAACCGCCAGATAGCCAGTTCCGGTTGTCTTAA
- a CDS encoding acetyltransferase, N-acetylglutamate synthase (IMG reference gene:2510094724~PFAM: Acetyltransferase (GNAT) family) produces MQKVYKDFLVRNWQPSDRIPAAEVIQFVLAEYGLSWEPNGADQDVLNVEAAYLKTGGEFWVIEQSAEIVGTGAYYPITRGKNAVEIRKMYLLPGARGQGLGRFLLEHLEATITACGFSQIWIETASILQEAIKLYETSGYQLATGVETARCDRVYVKKLINLKQWQ; encoded by the coding sequence ATGCAGAAAGTTTACAAGGATTTTCTGGTGCGAAATTGGCAACCTAGCGATCGCATCCCTGCTGCTGAAGTGATCCAATTCGTTCTTGCCGAGTACGGCTTGAGTTGGGAGCCGAATGGAGCCGACCAGGACGTGCTCAACGTGGAAGCCGCTTATCTCAAGACAGGTGGCGAGTTTTGGGTGATTGAACAATCTGCGGAAATTGTAGGCACTGGTGCTTATTACCCAATCACACGGGGCAAAAATGCGGTTGAAATTCGTAAGATGTATTTGCTGCCAGGCGCGAGAGGGCAAGGATTGGGACGATTTTTGCTAGAACACCTGGAAGCCACGATCACTGCTTGTGGATTTAGCCAAATCTGGATTGAAACTGCCAGTATTTTGCAAGAAGCCATTAAGCTCTATGAAACAAGCGGTTATCAACTGGCGACAGGAGTAGAGACGGCACGTTGCGATCGCGTGTATGTCAAAAAACTAATAAATTTGAAACAGTGGCAATAG
- a CDS encoding hypothetical protein (IMG reference gene:2510094725~PFAM: Protein of unknown function (DUF820)) produces MSATMLVQTNYLPLEIHFPAFLPMTLEQFYEFCKANPNLRIERTAQGNVVIMSPAFSDTGNRNSKINAQLSNWAEEDGTGETFDSSAGFTLPNGAMRSPDASWIRLERWNQLSNEQKASFAPICPDFVIELRSASDQLSTLQDKMQEYIENGALLGWLIDRLNRMVYIYRPNQPVETVDNPETVSGDPVLPGFVLKMAKIW; encoded by the coding sequence ATGTCCGCCACCATGCTTGTCCAAACCAATTATTTGCCACTAGAAATTCACTTTCCGGCATTCCTGCCCATGACTCTTGAGCAGTTTTACGAGTTTTGCAAAGCCAATCCCAATTTACGCATCGAACGAACTGCTCAAGGAAATGTAGTTATTATGTCGCCAGCCTTCTCTGATACTGGCAACCGCAATAGCAAAATTAATGCTCAACTCAGCAATTGGGCGGAGGAAGATGGTACTGGTGAAACCTTTGACTCTAGTGCTGGCTTTACTCTACCCAATGGGGCAATGCGATCACCGGATGCCTCCTGGATCAGGTTAGAGCGCTGGAATCAACTCAGTAACGAGCAAAAAGCCTCCTTTGCGCCGATTTGCCCAGATTTTGTGATAGAACTGCGCTCTGCCAGTGATCAGCTCTCGACCTTGCAGGACAAAATGCAGGAGTACATTGAGAATGGTGCATTACTGGGTTGGCTGATTGACCGCCTCAATCGCATGGTCTATATTTACCGTCCCAATCAACCTGTTGAAACTGTGGACAACCCAGAAACTGTGAGCGGTGATCCGGTATTGCCTGGATTTGTATTGAAAATGGCAAAAATCTGGTAG
- a CDS encoding hypothetical protein (IMG reference gene:2510094730~PFAM: Protein of unknown function (DUF1499)) yields MSSQPPGTPRPLWRVISLPMIVAVGIFAIAIILTTPGAAVALPMPQPVIGAGSLFSFAGDRPTNLGVSNGLLAPCPTSPNCVSSQSKDSKHQIDPLQFNHQPAEALEALKSIVQELPRTRIVSETDNYLYVEFASALMGFVDDVEFYVDPTENVIQVRSASRLGESDLGVNRKRIEAIRKQLTGLNLVSGS; encoded by the coding sequence ATGTCCAGTCAGCCTCCCGGAACGCCTCGTCCTCTCTGGCGTGTTATCTCATTACCAATGATTGTTGCTGTAGGGATCTTCGCGATCGCAATCATTTTGACCACTCCAGGCGCCGCTGTTGCGCTACCAATGCCTCAACCTGTGATAGGAGCGGGTAGTTTGTTCTCCTTTGCAGGCGATCGCCCCACGAATCTTGGTGTCAGTAATGGGCTACTGGCACCTTGCCCCACCAGTCCAAATTGTGTCAGCAGTCAAAGCAAAGATAGCAAGCACCAGATCGACCCACTCCAATTTAACCATCAACCTGCTGAAGCACTTGAAGCCCTAAAGTCCATTGTCCAAGAGCTTCCTCGAACCAGAATTGTTTCAGAAACTGATAATTACCTGTATGTTGAATTTGCTAGCGCCCTAATGGGATTTGTGGACGATGTTGAGTTTTATGTTGACCCAACCGAGAATGTTATTCAAGTACGTTCAGCCTCTCGGCTAGGAGAATCCGATTTGGGCGTAAACCGCAAACGGATTGAAGCTATTCGCAAACAGTTGACTGGTTTGAATTTGGTCTCTGGTTCTTGA
- a CDS encoding cytosine deaminase-like metal-dependent hydrolase (IMG reference gene:2510094721~PFAM: Amidohydrolase family), which yields MNFTIQSALVPIEQDYASVDVQIINGQIAAIAPSLEVIGTVVDGRNKLLLPGFVNAHTHSSELWQRGAIAPLPLELWLANLYDFTPLDPEKVYLSALGTAVETLLSGGTTIVDHLVLIPGRELETVEAAVRAYQEIGIRAYIGPLLQDQSLIDGIPTGGIGRERVPYILSTGEVTALLKDCIHQFHSPENGVSIMAAPTGPQLCSDQLFQSCIELSELHDLCCHSHLLETKAQKVLAQEKYGCSAVEHLHRLGFLGAKTSLAHCVWLDDMDITILAKTRSTVVHNPLSNLRLGSGIAPVLKYRAAGVNVTFGCDGASSNDSQDLLEAIKIGSTLHNVTDFDYRSWITPRQAVEMASLGGATGLGLQHQIGSLEVGKQADLVLYDLTSLSLLPKTDPLGLLVLGRPMQVIDSVWVKGDRIVANGVVQTISVEELRQRLFESTEWTVNRQSVTLSQFEPLYRRVMTLS from the coding sequence GTGAATTTTACTATTCAGAGTGCTTTAGTTCCAATTGAACAGGATTATGCATCCGTTGATGTTCAGATTATTAATGGACAGATTGCCGCGATCGCACCCTCGTTAGAAGTCATTGGAACAGTTGTTGATGGTCGCAACAAGCTCCTACTCCCAGGTTTTGTGAATGCTCATACTCATTCTTCCGAACTATGGCAGCGTGGCGCGATCGCTCCACTCCCCCTCGAACTTTGGCTCGCCAATCTGTATGACTTCACCCCCCTCGATCCAGAAAAAGTGTACCTGAGCGCATTAGGTACTGCGGTTGAAACGTTACTGTCTGGTGGCACCACAATTGTGGATCATCTAGTCCTAATTCCAGGGCGCGAATTAGAAACGGTAGAAGCAGCCGTGCGAGCATACCAAGAAATTGGAATTCGGGCTTATATCGGTCCCTTGCTTCAGGATCAGTCCTTAATAGATGGCATTCCGACGGGCGGAATTGGGCGAGAACGGGTTCCTTACATACTTTCAACGGGTGAAGTTACTGCCCTCCTGAAGGACTGCATTCATCAGTTCCATTCTCCAGAGAATGGCGTTTCCATCATGGCAGCGCCTACAGGGCCGCAGCTTTGCTCCGATCAACTATTCCAAAGCTGCATCGAACTCAGCGAACTGCATGACCTGTGCTGTCATTCTCATTTGCTCGAAACCAAAGCACAGAAGGTTCTAGCACAGGAAAAATACGGTTGCAGTGCGGTAGAACACCTGCATCGGTTGGGCTTTTTAGGTGCTAAGACATCCCTGGCACATTGCGTTTGGTTGGATGACATGGATATTACCATCCTGGCAAAAACTCGTTCTACGGTAGTTCACAATCCACTGAGCAATTTGCGCCTGGGTAGTGGAATTGCTCCTGTATTGAAATATCGGGCGGCAGGCGTTAACGTCACGTTTGGTTGTGATGGGGCTTCCAGTAATGATTCTCAGGATTTGTTAGAGGCAATTAAGATTGGTAGCACTCTGCATAATGTGACTGATTTTGATTATCGTTCCTGGATCACTCCTCGACAGGCAGTTGAAATGGCATCGTTGGGCGGTGCAACAGGCTTAGGCTTGCAACATCAAATAGGCTCGCTGGAAGTGGGCAAGCAAGCCGACCTAGTGCTTTACGACCTGACAAGTTTGTCGCTATTACCCAAAACTGATCCTCTAGGGCTTTTGGTGCTGGGTCGCCCCATGCAGGTGATTGATAGTGTTTGGGTGAAGGGCGATCGTATTGTTGCCAATGGCGTAGTTCAGACAATTAGTGTGGAAGAGTTACGGCAGAGATTGTTTGAGTCTACTGAATGGACGGTGAATCGGCAATCAGTGACCCTGTCCCAATTTGAACCACTCTATCGTCGCGTGATGACGTTGTCTTAG
- a CDS encoding universal stress protein UspA-like protein (IMG reference gene:2510094719~PFAM: Universal stress protein family), translated as MFHKILVAVDGSTIGEQAFERAISLAKTMNAQLMLIHVQAPFESTYPNPVFPFESTYPGASSQAFELQMEAWEAQHHRGTQLLQALSDRAITTGIDTQSIQPIGNPGHTICEYAQTWKADLIVIGRRGHTGLDELIVGSVSNYVVHHAPCSVLTVQGMANRTGELG; from the coding sequence ATGTTTCACAAAATTTTGGTGGCAGTGGATGGATCAACCATTGGCGAGCAGGCATTTGAGCGAGCAATTTCCCTGGCAAAAACCATGAATGCCCAACTGATGCTAATCCATGTGCAGGCTCCCTTTGAATCAACCTATCCTAATCCAGTGTTTCCATTTGAAAGTACGTATCCAGGAGCAAGTTCCCAGGCATTCGAGCTCCAGATGGAGGCATGGGAAGCCCAACATCATCGAGGTACCCAGTTACTGCAAGCCCTCAGCGATCGCGCGATCACTACAGGGATAGACACCCAATCGATTCAACCAATCGGAAACCCTGGACACACAATTTGCGAATATGCTCAAACCTGGAAAGCAGATTTGATTGTGATTGGGCGACGGGGACATACTGGACTAGATGAATTGATTGTAGGCAGTGTCAGTAATTACGTTGTCCACCATGCCCCGTGTTCGGTGTTAACTGTACAGGGAATGGCGAATAGGACTGGGGAATTGGGATAG
- a CDS encoding hypothetical protein (IMG reference gene:2510094727), whose protein sequence is MITRQAIAEMEQRDPGLLKQAEAAISDFETAITPGIWTLLDKKTLVAEIRDRVHNPYKINQGGQPFCGPAAVLFELVRKNPVRYVEICRNLYQLGGFHGATQFITSSDKLRRATSGDLRMGQADWMVLATLREMENILFPVEPNAPDLIRNLAGMTKSWEMRGWVQEIMGYKRVDHLYTFLTNDIPAITKVAEVLWQEGVAFALITADGMLNDKPPMIPMPTHWIGLVGNILVQKDTVGFDVYTWSKKIHLQMDYGSLKKYLWAVVTGLP, encoded by the coding sequence ATGATAACTCGACAAGCGATCGCTGAGATGGAACAACGCGACCCTGGTTTGCTGAAGCAGGCGGAAGCAGCGATCTCTGATTTTGAAACTGCTATTACTCCTGGCATCTGGACGCTATTGGACAAAAAAACGCTGGTTGCTGAAATCCGCGATCGTGTCCATAACCCCTACAAAATTAACCAGGGTGGACAACCCTTCTGCGGTCCTGCTGCAGTCCTGTTTGAACTTGTTCGCAAAAATCCCGTGCGCTATGTGGAAATTTGTCGTAACCTCTACCAGCTTGGCGGTTTCCACGGGGCAACTCAGTTTATTACGTCTTCAGACAAGTTACGTCGTGCCACTTCTGGTGATTTGCGCATGGGGCAGGCAGATTGGATGGTCCTGGCAACCCTGCGGGAGATGGAAAACATTTTGTTCCCAGTTGAACCCAATGCGCCGGATTTGATTCGCAACCTGGCAGGGATGACTAAATCCTGGGAAATGCGAGGCTGGGTTCAGGAAATCATGGGGTACAAGCGCGTGGATCATCTCTATACATTTTTGACCAACGATATTCCAGCCATCACTAAAGTGGCTGAAGTGTTATGGCAAGAAGGTGTTGCCTTTGCGCTGATTACGGCTGATGGTATGTTGAACGACAAGCCACCGATGATTCCCATGCCAACTCACTGGATTGGCTTGGTTGGTAATATTTTGGTGCAAAAAGATACAGTTGGCTTTGACGTTTACACATGGTCGAAGAAAATTCACTTACAAATGGATTATGGCTCGTTAAAGAAGTACCTGTGGGCAGTTGTGACAGGTTTACCATAG
- a CDS encoding LL-diaminopimelate aminotransferase apoenzyme (IMG reference gene:2510094720~PFAM: Aminotransferase class I and II~TIGRFAM: LL-diaminopimelate aminotransferase) translates to MATINDNYLKLKAGYLFPEIARRVNAFAAENPDAKIIRLGIGDVTEPLPAACRTAMIQAVEEMGDRATFRGYGPEQGYEWLREAIAKHDFQARGCDVDTSEIFISDGSKCDCGNILDIFGSKNTIAVTDPVYPVYVDTNVMAGHTGEANEKGEYGGLVYLPISADNHFTAEIPTQKVDLIYLCFPNNPTGAVATREHLQAWVNYARANGSIIFFDAAYEAFITDPTIPHSIYEIDGARECAIEFRSFSKNAGFTGTRCALTVVPKTLKGKTAAGLDVELWKLWNRRQSTKFNGVSYIVQRGAEAAYSPEGQAQIKELVAFYMENARIIREQLTTAGIQVYGGVNAPYVWVKTPNGLSSWDFFDKLLHTCNVVGTPGSGFGAAGEGYFRISAFNSRENVTEAMQRITERFQS, encoded by the coding sequence ATGGCAACCATTAACGACAATTATTTGAAACTGAAAGCAGGATACCTGTTTCCAGAGATTGCCCGACGAGTGAATGCGTTCGCGGCAGAAAATCCTGATGCCAAAATTATTCGCCTCGGCATTGGCGATGTCACAGAACCTTTGCCAGCAGCCTGCCGCACTGCAATGATTCAGGCGGTGGAGGAGATGGGCGATCGCGCCACGTTTCGAGGCTATGGACCAGAGCAGGGCTATGAATGGTTGCGAGAAGCGATCGCCAAACACGATTTTCAGGCACGAGGCTGCGACGTGGATACCTCCGAAATCTTCATCTCCGATGGCTCCAAGTGCGATTGTGGCAATATCCTGGATATTTTTGGTAGCAAAAATACCATCGCTGTAACAGATCCGGTCTATCCCGTGTATGTCGATACGAATGTGATGGCAGGGCATACGGGTGAAGCTAATGAAAAGGGAGAGTATGGCGGTCTGGTCTATCTGCCCATTTCGGCAGACAATCACTTCACAGCCGAAATTCCTACGCAAAAAGTCGATCTCATCTACCTCTGTTTCCCTAACAACCCAACGGGCGCAGTGGCGACAAGAGAGCACTTACAAGCCTGGGTAAACTACGCTCGTGCCAATGGTTCCATCATCTTTTTTGATGCTGCCTACGAAGCCTTCATTACCGATCCCACTATTCCTCACTCGATTTACGAGATTGACGGAGCCAGAGAGTGCGCGATTGAGTTCCGCTCTTTCTCCAAAAATGCGGGTTTTACTGGAACTCGCTGCGCCTTAACCGTGGTGCCTAAGACCTTAAAAGGGAAAACCGCCGCTGGTTTAGACGTAGAACTATGGAAGTTGTGGAATCGCCGTCAGTCCACCAAGTTCAACGGTGTGTCATATATCGTGCAACGAGGAGCCGAAGCCGCCTATTCCCCAGAAGGACAGGCGCAAATCAAAGAATTAGTCGCCTTTTACATGGAAAACGCTCGCATTATTCGCGAACAACTCACCACGGCCGGCATTCAGGTTTACGGCGGCGTGAATGCGCCCTATGTCTGGGTAAAAACGCCTAATGGTTTGTCGAGTTGGGACTTTTTCGATAAATTGCTGCACACTTGCAATGTGGTAGGGACTCCCGGTTCAGGCTTTGGTGCTGCTGGTGAAGGATATTTTCGCATTTCCGCATTCAACAGCCGTGAAAATGTCACCGAAGCGATGCAACGCATCACCGAAAGATTTCAATCCTAA
- a CDS encoding pantetheine-phosphate adenylyltransferase (IMG reference gene:2510094728~PFAM: Cytidylyltransferase~TIGRFAM: pantetheine-phosphate adenylyltransferase, bacterial; cytidyltransferase-related domain) — MLAVYPGSFDPITLGHLDVIERGCRLFERVIVAVLRNPNKSPLFTVAERMDQIRRATAHLPNIEVDSFDGLTVTYATMRQAKVLLRGLRVLSDFEMELQMAHTNKTLSEEIETVFLATSNEHSFLSSSLVKEIARFGGPIDHLVPPPVALDIYRCYAKTLPVPVPNMDLTQPLEPPKMESHRETVGDPE; from the coding sequence GTGCTTGCAGTGTATCCTGGTAGTTTTGACCCGATTACGCTTGGTCACTTAGATGTGATTGAGCGTGGATGCCGCCTTTTCGAGAGAGTCATTGTTGCGGTTCTCCGCAACCCTAATAAGTCTCCGTTATTCACAGTTGCCGAGCGAATGGACCAAATTCGACGAGCCACTGCCCATTTACCAAACATTGAGGTTGATAGCTTCGATGGACTAACTGTGACTTATGCCACCATGCGACAAGCCAAAGTTCTACTTCGGGGGTTGCGGGTACTCTCCGATTTTGAAATGGAGTTGCAGATGGCGCATACCAACAAAACTCTCTCAGAGGAGATTGAAACCGTTTTTTTGGCAACATCTAACGAGCACAGCTTTCTAAGTAGTAGCCTGGTCAAAGAAATTGCCAGATTTGGCGGTCCAATCGATCACCTCGTTCCACCACCTGTCGCCCTGGATATCTACAGATGCTACGCCAAGACTCTTCCAGTACCAGTCCCGAACATGGATTTAACCCAGCCGTTGGAGCCTCCCAAAATGGAGTCTCACCGAGAGACGGTGGGCGACCCGGAGTAG
- a CDS encoding Obg family GTPase CgtA (IMG reference gene:2510094723~PFAM: GTPase of unknown function; GTP1/OBG~TIGRFAM: Obg family GTPase CgtA; small GTP-binding protein domain) encodes MQFIDQAEIQVQAGNGGDGIVAFRREKYVPAGGPAGGNGGKGGSVILKATENLQTLLDFRYSHIFKAEDGKRGGPNNCTGASGSDRIIEVPCGTMIYDAETDELIGDLVMPEQTLCVAQGGKGGLGNAHFLSNRNRAPETALPGLPGESRFLRLELKLLAEVGIIGLPNAGKSTLISALSAARPKIADYPFTTLVPNLGVVRKPSGDGTVFADIPGLIEGAHLGVGLGHDFLRHVERTRLLLHLIDATDSDPIANYQIIQDELGAYGRGLADRPQILALNKLDAVDPTIDVDAIVSQLEELSESNVFRISAATRSGLDILLNQIWQAMEIIDAKETATEIAY; translated from the coding sequence ATGCAGTTTATCGATCAGGCAGAAATTCAGGTGCAGGCAGGTAACGGAGGAGATGGAATCGTTGCCTTTCGACGTGAGAAATATGTGCCAGCAGGTGGTCCAGCGGGCGGCAATGGTGGTAAAGGTGGCTCTGTTATTCTGAAAGCAACTGAGAATTTGCAAACCTTATTGGATTTTCGCTATAGCCATATCTTCAAAGCAGAAGATGGTAAACGAGGTGGTCCCAATAACTGCACGGGCGCTTCTGGGAGCGATCGCATCATAGAAGTTCCATGTGGCACCATGATTTATGATGCTGAGACCGATGAGTTAATTGGCGATTTGGTAATGCCTGAACAAACGTTATGTGTTGCTCAGGGTGGTAAAGGTGGACTGGGCAATGCTCACTTCCTGAGCAATCGCAACCGCGCTCCCGAAACCGCACTTCCTGGATTGCCAGGAGAATCGCGTTTTTTACGACTGGAATTAAAGCTACTGGCAGAAGTAGGGATTATTGGCTTACCGAATGCTGGCAAATCTACCTTGATTTCTGCCCTATCAGCCGCACGTCCTAAAATTGCCGATTATCCTTTTACAACCTTGGTACCCAACCTGGGTGTGGTGCGTAAGCCCTCTGGAGATGGCACGGTGTTTGCTGATATTCCTGGATTAATTGAAGGGGCGCATCTTGGAGTGGGCTTGGGGCATGACTTTCTGCGGCATGTGGAACGGACACGTTTACTACTGCATTTAATAGATGCTACCGATAGCGATCCGATCGCCAATTATCAAATCATTCAGGATGAACTGGGTGCTTATGGACGAGGATTAGCCGATCGCCCTCAAATTTTGGCGTTGAACAAGCTGGATGCCGTTGATCCAACGATAGATGTAGACGCGATCGTATCTCAGCTAGAAGAACTCTCAGAATCCAACGTTTTTCGCATCTCAGCCGCTACTCGCTCAGGACTAGACATCTTGCTAAATCAAATTTGGCAGGCAATGGAGATCATAGATGCGAAAGAAACAGCAACAGAAATCGCGTATTAA